In Aerococcus loyolae, a genomic segment contains:
- a CDS encoding tRNA (mnm(5)s(2)U34)-methyltransferase translates to MLKNVIEVSHHIIKEHLQTGMTALDATIGNGHDTLLLAQRVGQSGQVYGFDLQEQAINATQTLLEKHHCQEQVRLFHDSHAKITKYLKADESIDLVIFNLGYLPKGDKSIITKPESTLPAIEASLSRLKPEGILLVAAYLGHPGGREEAQAIQDYLSQINQDKYSASHFEFLNQKHLPPKLFLVERRS, encoded by the coding sequence ATGTTAAAAAATGTGATCGAAGTCAGCCATCACATTATCAAAGAACATTTACAAACCGGCATGACCGCCTTAGATGCCACTATCGGCAATGGCCATGACACCTTACTCTTAGCTCAAAGGGTCGGTCAGTCAGGCCAGGTTTATGGCTTTGACCTCCAAGAACAAGCCATTAACGCCACTCAAACCCTATTAGAAAAACACCACTGTCAAGAGCAAGTAAGACTTTTCCATGACTCTCACGCTAAGATTACTAAGTATCTTAAGGCTGATGAGAGCATAGATTTGGTCATTTTTAATTTGGGCTACCTACCTAAGGGAGATAAAAGCATTATTACCAAGCCTGAGTCGACACTCCCAGCTATCGAAGCTAGTCTTTCTCGGTTAAAGCCCGAGGGAATACTCTTAGTAGCGGCCTACTTGGGCCATCCTGGAGGAAGAGAAGAAGCTCAGGCCATTCAGGACTACCTCAGTCAAATCAACCAGGATAAGTATAGCGCTAGTCACTTTGAATTTCTTAACCAAAAGCACCTCCCCCCAAAACTATTTCTTGTCGAGAGGAGATCCTAG
- a CDS encoding LysM peptidoglycan-binding domain-containing protein — protein MTGHQEKSKKLIKTSAVLLSSVVAIAGADALANYTPVQATTLAPTSNNFLNKILPYAYDLANQNDLYASVMMAQAALESGWGSSRLSQAPYNNLFGIKGNYKGKTANFNTLEDDGRGNYYQINDGFRMYPSYRESLIDYVGVLKNGTSWNPNFYSGAWKSNTNSYKDATAWLTGRYATDTSYGSKLNSIIAKNNLSQYDTPGKTISNNLKNSNQVSTPTAQPGGRSYVVKPGDGLWTVARQLGTSVEAVKQANGLSSNLIYPGQVLYAGASSSSPAKTNTSSPVRPSSPAAKPAQSVKQSYRVQAGDGLWTVAKNLGTTIEAVKAANGLTSNFIYPGQVLYAPGQTQSASSPAGTSTTSNQQSQGQSHAGYKSYTVQAGDGLWTVARHLGMTVDTLKAKYGLTSNFIYPGQVFTNQTSQSSYKPSNTKPAANTPAPSQNTSQAGVYQVQAGDTLYRIARNQGMTVSQLKQINGLTSNAIYVGQRLNLAAKAAYQPAAKTGVSASQENTAPTPSQKQTSPKPVSQVQAANTYQIKAGDNLYRIALNHGVSLNQLLAANQLKANSLILPGQQLVIPQ, from the coding sequence ATGACAGGTCATCAAGAAAAGTCCAAGAAACTTATTAAGACCAGTGCGGTTTTATTGAGCTCCGTAGTTGCCATTGCTGGGGCAGATGCATTGGCTAACTATACACCAGTTCAAGCAACGACCTTAGCACCTACTAGCAATAATTTTCTTAATAAAATTTTACCTTACGCCTATGACTTAGCCAATCAAAATGACCTTTATGCTTCTGTGATGATGGCCCAAGCAGCCTTAGAATCAGGCTGGGGATCTAGCCGATTATCGCAAGCACCCTATAATAATCTCTTTGGTATCAAGGGGAATTATAAAGGGAAAACGGCTAATTTTAACACCCTAGAGGATGATGGCCGTGGAAATTATTATCAAATTAATGATGGCTTTCGGATGTATCCATCTTACCGGGAATCCCTCATCGATTATGTTGGCGTCCTAAAAAATGGGACTTCTTGGAACCCTAATTTCTATAGTGGGGCCTGGAAGAGCAACACCAATTCCTATAAGGATGCCACAGCTTGGTTAACCGGTCGCTATGCAACTGATACTTCCTATGGCAGTAAATTAAATAGCATTATCGCTAAGAATAATTTAAGCCAATACGATACGCCAGGAAAAACAATTAGTAACAATCTAAAAAATTCCAACCAAGTAAGCACGCCTACAGCTCAACCAGGCGGACGGTCCTATGTGGTGAAACCTGGTGACGGCCTATGGACAGTGGCTCGCCAATTGGGAACCAGTGTTGAGGCAGTCAAACAAGCTAACGGCCTTAGTTCCAACCTGATTTACCCTGGGCAAGTCCTTTACGCCGGGGCAAGCTCATCCAGTCCAGCCAAAACAAACACGAGCTCACCAGTAAGACCTTCTAGCCCTGCTGCAAAGCCCGCTCAGTCTGTCAAACAGTCCTATAGGGTCCAAGCTGGAGATGGTTTATGGACGGTTGCTAAGAACTTGGGAACGACCATTGAAGCAGTTAAAGCTGCTAATGGCTTGACTTCTAACTTTATCTACCCTGGTCAGGTTCTCTATGCCCCTGGCCAAACACAAAGCGCATCCAGCCCAGCAGGCACAAGCACAACAAGCAATCAGCAGTCCCAAGGTCAAAGCCATGCAGGTTACAAGTCTTACACGGTCCAAGCTGGGGACGGCTTGTGGACAGTGGCACGGCACTTGGGCATGACAGTTGATACTTTAAAGGCTAAGTATGGCTTAACTTCTAATTTTATTTATCCAGGCCAAGTCTTTACTAACCAAACTAGCCAAAGTAGCTATAAGCCATCCAACACTAAGCCAGCTGCCAACACTCCAGCACCAAGTCAAAATACTAGTCAGGCTGGGGTCTATCAAGTCCAAGCTGGGGATACCCTCTACCGCATTGCCCGTAACCAAGGCATGACAGTGAGCCAGTTAAAACAAATTAACGGTTTAACTTCTAATGCGATTTACGTGGGGCAAAGACTCAATTTAGCGGCTAAAGCGGCTTATCAACCCGCAGCTAAGACAGGAGTAAGTGCTAGTCAAGAAAATACTGCACCAACCCCTAGTCAAAAGCAGACAAGTCCTAAGCCAGTCAGTCAAGTTCAAGCGGCCAATACTTATCAAATTAAGGCTGGCGATAACTTATATCGGATTGCACTTAACCATGGGGTTTCCTTAAACCAATTACTGGCAGCCAATCAATTAAAGGCCAACTCATTGATTTTACCTGGCCAACAATTGGTTATTCCACAATAA
- a CDS encoding hotdog family protein: MEEKQNQKRRFQVGDTFSTTESFRERDIMLYMGVTDDHNPLYLPGKEGAQIPPIALIGAVTRTVSGQFPGPHSDLVELNFTINNPIYHHVTLTFHFEILRVDELKGYLTIHVITNNETTGEKNVMDAMLTVLPQYMDH, from the coding sequence ATGGAAGAAAAGCAAAATCAGAAAAGAAGGTTTCAAGTGGGCGATACTTTTTCCACAACGGAATCTTTTCGTGAACGCGATATTATGCTCTACATGGGAGTAACAGATGATCATAATCCCCTTTATCTACCTGGTAAGGAGGGCGCCCAGATTCCGCCCATTGCTCTAATTGGAGCCGTAACACGAACAGTTTCAGGTCAATTCCCTGGCCCCCATTCAGACCTGGTGGAATTGAATTTTACGATTAATAACCCCATCTATCATCATGTGACCCTGACCTTTCATTTTGAAATTTTAAGAGTGGATGAATTAAAGGGTTACCTCACTATTCATGTCATTACTAATAATGAAACCACGGGAGAAAAAAATGTGATGGATGCCATGTTAACCGTTCTTCCCCAATATATGGACCATTAA
- the polA gene encoding DNA polymerase I, producing the protein MSKQEKLLLFDGSSLAFRAFFAMHDLNRFKNNKGLHTNALYAFHLMLTHVLEKEKPSHALVAWDAGKTTFRTAYYPEYKGGRDKTPQEFVEQMPYFNKLLDAFGIAHYELANYEADDIIGTLSQKGAQAGMDVVIISGDKDLIQLARDQVRVDINRKGVTNIDSYTPQSIQADQGISPEQLIDVKGLMGDNSDNYPGVTGIGEKTALKLIQEFGSMEEVYANIDQVSGKKRKENLVKDKDQAFLSKKLARIILDAPVEKSLADLKCQGIQAQDLVNFYREMNFKQFMEKFLANSGADADFELEDSSWEVPDYQVLDQLEAKHFTQDQTALYLEMFENNYHEGELIYVVWGNKDHIYLASPDLVKESQAFKNWIENPHAKKVLYDAKRSQVILKRLGMDLEGVSDDVLIASYLIHARDLSGDVANVAREFNLDYLAYDNEVYGKGKKVAVPEDKTRLYDHLVAKVSVINDLLPIIKDRLEADEMVDLYRQIELPLAQVLAKMEIMGISVDRSRLEDLSQSYEEQLDQLQEEIYREAGVEFNINSTQQLSKILFEDMGLKGGKKTKSGNYSTAQSELEKLQGVPIIDLILAYRQLAKLQSTYVQGILDFIHQDGKVHSRFIQTLTTTGRLSSADPNLQNIPIRTEEGRKIRQAFVPSHPDWVIFSSDYSQIELRVLAHVSGDPHLQEAFKENKDIHTATAAKVFHKDEKDISKDERRQAKAVNFGIVYGISDYGLSQNLSISRQEAKAFIDKYFEIYPKVAEYMDKSVEIAREAGYAKTLFNRRRYLPDLKAKNYNVRSFAERTAMNSPIQGTAADIIKVAMVEMDQALEEHQLQANLLLQVHDELIFEVAKEDLEDLAALVKDVMENAVSLDVPLIVDSNYGATWYDAK; encoded by the coding sequence TTGTCCAAGCAAGAAAAATTATTGCTATTCGATGGCTCATCATTAGCCTTTCGGGCTTTCTTTGCCATGCATGATTTAAATCGTTTTAAAAATAATAAGGGCCTACATACCAATGCCCTGTATGCCTTTCACTTGATGTTGACCCACGTCTTAGAAAAAGAAAAGCCTAGCCATGCCCTGGTGGCTTGGGATGCTGGTAAGACCACCTTTCGGACGGCATATTATCCTGAATATAAGGGTGGCCGGGATAAAACGCCGCAAGAATTTGTGGAACAGATGCCTTATTTTAATAAATTGCTGGATGCTTTTGGTATTGCCCACTATGAATTAGCAAATTATGAAGCGGATGATATCATTGGTACCCTGTCCCAAAAAGGGGCTCAAGCTGGTATGGATGTGGTGATTATCTCTGGCGATAAGGACCTGATTCAATTGGCCAGGGACCAGGTTAGGGTAGATATTAACCGTAAGGGAGTGACCAATATTGATTCCTATACTCCCCAATCCATTCAAGCAGACCAAGGGATTAGCCCTGAACAACTCATTGATGTTAAGGGGTTGATGGGCGATAATTCCGATAATTATCCTGGTGTGACTGGAATTGGAGAGAAGACTGCCTTGAAATTAATTCAGGAATTTGGTTCCATGGAAGAGGTCTATGCTAATATCGATCAAGTCTCCGGGAAAAAACGTAAGGAAAACTTAGTCAAGGATAAGGACCAGGCCTTCCTATCAAAGAAATTAGCCCGAATTATTCTTGATGCTCCAGTTGAAAAATCCCTGGCAGACTTAAAATGCCAAGGCATTCAAGCTCAAGACTTGGTTAACTTTTATCGTGAGATGAACTTCAAGCAATTCATGGAAAAATTCTTAGCTAACTCTGGGGCTGACGCTGACTTTGAATTAGAGGATTCCAGCTGGGAAGTCCCTGATTATCAAGTCCTTGATCAACTTGAAGCTAAGCACTTCACCCAAGACCAAACAGCCCTCTACCTAGAAATGTTTGAAAATAATTACCATGAAGGGGAGTTAATCTATGTTGTTTGGGGAAATAAGGATCATATCTACCTGGCCTCTCCAGATCTGGTGAAGGAAAGCCAAGCTTTTAAAAATTGGATAGAAAATCCCCATGCTAAAAAGGTCCTCTATGATGCCAAGCGCAGCCAAGTGATCTTAAAACGTTTGGGGATGGACTTAGAGGGGGTCAGTGATGACGTTCTTATCGCTTCCTATCTTATCCATGCCCGTGATTTAAGTGGCGATGTGGCCAATGTGGCCCGAGAATTCAATTTGGATTATCTAGCCTATGATAATGAAGTTTATGGGAAAGGCAAGAAAGTGGCGGTTCCTGAAGATAAAACCCGTCTTTATGACCATCTGGTAGCTAAGGTATCTGTTATTAATGACCTACTACCTATTATTAAAGACCGCTTAGAAGCGGATGAAATGGTCGACTTATATCGCCAAATCGAACTTCCCCTAGCTCAGGTCCTAGCTAAAATGGAAATTATGGGAATTTCCGTTGACCGCAGCAGACTGGAAGACTTGTCTCAGTCCTATGAAGAGCAACTTGACCAACTGCAAGAAGAAATCTATCGGGAAGCCGGGGTCGAATTTAATATTAATTCCACCCAACAGTTGAGCAAGATCCTCTTTGAAGATATGGGCTTAAAGGGTGGCAAGAAAACCAAGTCCGGTAACTATTCAACGGCCCAATCGGAATTGGAAAAATTACAAGGGGTTCCTATCATTGATCTGATCCTAGCCTATCGGCAATTAGCTAAGCTCCAATCCACATATGTTCAAGGAATACTCGATTTCATCCACCAAGATGGCAAGGTTCACAGTCGTTTCATTCAAACCTTAACCACTACCGGGCGCTTAAGTTCAGCTGATCCTAACTTACAAAATATTCCTATCCGTACCGAAGAGGGACGAAAAATTCGCCAAGCTTTTGTTCCTTCTCATCCGGACTGGGTCATTTTCTCGTCGGACTATTCGCAAATTGAATTACGTGTCCTTGCCCATGTTTCTGGTGACCCTCATCTTCAAGAAGCCTTTAAAGAAAATAAGGATATCCACACTGCTACTGCGGCTAAAGTTTTCCATAAAGATGAAAAGGACATTAGTAAGGATGAGAGACGTCAAGCCAAGGCAGTCAATTTTGGGATTGTTTACGGGATAAGTGACTATGGCCTCAGTCAAAATCTTTCGATTTCTCGTCAAGAGGCCAAGGCCTTTATTGATAAATATTTTGAAATTTATCCTAAAGTGGCTGAATATATGGATAAGAGTGTGGAAATTGCGCGTGAGGCTGGTTACGCTAAGACTCTCTTTAACCGCCGTCGCTACCTCCCTGACTTAAAGGCTAAAAATTATAATGTTAGATCCTTTGCCGAAAGAACCGCAATGAATTCGCCAATTCAAGGAACGGCAGCCGATATTATTAAGGTAGCCATGGTTGAGATGGATCAAGCCCTAGAGGAACATCAACTTCAGGCAAATCTCCTCCTCCAAGTCCACGATGAGTTAATTTTTGAAGTCGCCAAGGAGGACTTAGAAGACTTAGCTGCCCTAGTTAAAGACGTCATGGAAAATGCCGTTTCTTTAGACGTCCCCTTAATTGTTGATAGTAACTATGGGGCCACTTGGTATGATGCCAAGTAG
- the mutM gene encoding DNA-formamidopyrimidine glycosylase, whose amino-acid sequence MPELPEVENVRRGLNKVLPHAQIEDVEVKWAKIINCPPQVFREAMVGETFERVDRYGKYLFFYWSDYAWISHLRMEGKYFVCDRQTPVLKHSHLICHLGDGRDLRYYDVRKFGRISLFSRQDMPQAIENLKLGPEPWDISLKQFQKILAASKRPIKSLILDQQKIAGIGNIYADESLFQAGIYPGRPANSLTDQETLLLLEAMRDILSRAVDLGGSSVRTYQNTLGEDGQYQNYLKVYQRQGQACLNCGTTIEKIKLGQRGTHFCPNCQK is encoded by the coding sequence ATGCCAGAGTTACCAGAAGTAGAAAATGTGAGACGGGGGCTTAATAAAGTTCTTCCTCATGCCCAAATAGAGGATGTGGAAGTGAAGTGGGCAAAGATTATTAATTGTCCCCCTCAAGTCTTTCGTGAGGCCATGGTAGGGGAGACCTTTGAACGGGTCGACCGTTATGGGAAATACCTGTTTTTTTATTGGAGCGATTACGCCTGGATTAGCCATCTGCGGATGGAAGGCAAGTACTTTGTCTGTGATAGGCAGACGCCGGTTCTAAAGCATAGTCACCTCATCTGTCATTTGGGTGATGGCAGGGACTTACGCTATTATGATGTGCGTAAATTTGGTCGGATATCCTTATTTTCTCGCCAAGATATGCCCCAGGCTATTGAAAATTTAAAGCTCGGCCCAGAACCCTGGGATATCAGTTTAAAACAATTTCAAAAAATATTAGCGGCTTCCAAGCGGCCTATTAAATCATTAATACTGGACCAGCAAAAAATTGCTGGAATTGGCAATATTTATGCTGATGAGTCCTTATTTCAAGCGGGAATTTATCCAGGTCGGCCAGCCAATTCGTTGACTGACCAAGAGACCCTACTCCTATTAGAAGCCATGCGAGATATCCTCAGTCGAGCGGTGGACTTAGGCGGCTCTAGTGTGCGGACCTATCAGAACACCTTAGGGGAGGACGGCCAATATCAAAATTATCTCAAGGTTTACCAGCGCCAAGGCCAAGCCTGTTTAAACTGTGGAACGACCATTGAAAAGATTAAATTAGGACAGCGGGGGACCCATTTTTGTCCTAACTGTCAGAAATAA
- the coaE gene encoding dephospho-CoA kinase (Dephospho-CoA kinase (CoaE) performs the final step in coenzyme A biosynthesis.), with protein sequence MSFRLGLTGSIATGKSTVSNYFKKAGFPVVDADLGARAVVEPGTQGLQAIKEHFGEDFLFPNGTLNRKKLGNVVFTDKDQLKALNQLLLPYIYDWVNDQAQSYQDQGHQLIVLDIPLLYETKYQDACDAVMLVYVPESIQLQRLMDRDNLSEDEAFDRMLSQYNIEQKLRWADIVIDNQGSIQQTEQQVEAWLSIQGFQAKK encoded by the coding sequence ATGAGTTTTCGCTTAGGATTAACAGGGTCAATTGCTACGGGAAAATCAACCGTTTCTAATTATTTTAAAAAAGCTGGTTTCCCGGTAGTGGATGCAGATCTTGGGGCCCGAGCTGTGGTTGAGCCGGGAACACAGGGCTTACAAGCTATAAAAGAGCATTTTGGTGAGGATTTTCTCTTCCCTAATGGCACCCTTAACCGGAAGAAATTAGGGAATGTGGTCTTTACAGATAAGGACCAACTCAAAGCGCTTAATCAACTGCTCTTGCCTTATATCTATGACTGGGTCAACGATCAAGCCCAATCTTACCAAGACCAGGGCCATCAATTGATTGTTTTGGATATTCCTTTACTCTACGAGACCAAGTACCAGGACGCTTGTGATGCGGTGATGTTGGTTTATGTTCCTGAAAGCATTCAATTGCAACGACTGATGGACCGAGATAATTTAAGTGAAGACGAGGCTTTTGACCGCATGCTGTCTCAATATAATATTGAACAGAAACTTCGCTGGGCAGATATTGTGATTGATAACCAGGGCAGCATCCAGCAAACTGAACAGCAAGTCGAGGCCTGGTTGAGTATCCAAGGCTTTCAAGCCAAAAAATAA
- the nrdR gene encoding transcriptional regulator NrdR yields the protein MRCPRCQDNNTKVIDSRPVEENTSIRRRRLCTQCDFRFTTFERVEKMPLLVIKRDGTREEFSKEKLLRGLVRSCEKRPIALETLEDVVKKIESDIRQKGQNEVPSTLIGEMVMDILPKIDEVAYIRYASVYRHFEDPTVFLQEIEQLKQMQKTNAEGQTNLDLEANDTEEDRS from the coding sequence GTGCGCTGCCCCAGATGTCAAGATAATAATACGAAAGTAATCGATAGTCGGCCTGTGGAGGAAAATACATCGATAAGAAGGCGACGCCTATGTACGCAATGTGATTTTCGCTTCACGACCTTTGAACGGGTAGAGAAGATGCCTTTACTAGTTATCAAACGAGACGGTACCCGGGAAGAATTTTCCAAGGAAAAACTCTTACGGGGCTTAGTAAGATCCTGTGAAAAACGGCCAATCGCCCTAGAAACCTTAGAAGATGTGGTTAAGAAAATCGAATCGGATATTCGCCAAAAGGGGCAAAACGAGGTTCCTTCGACCCTAATAGGGGAAATGGTCATGGATATTTTACCCAAGATTGATGAAGTCGCCTATATTCGCTATGCTAGTGTTTACCGTCACTTCGAAGACCCCACCGTCTTTTTGCAAGAAATTGAGCAGTTGAAGCAAATGCAAAAAACTAACGCGGAGGGGCAAACGAATTTAGACTTAGAAGCCAATGACACGGAGGAAGATCGGTCTTGA
- a CDS encoding DnaD domain protein: protein MNPWEKLNPREPLKIILTQIVSNADLEVLTYLYQPIIGAEAFALYMTLYAYIDRSTYQSEVINHGEIMDQLVFSKERYVRSRRRLEAIGLLRSYTQQSGQAPVQALYQLLAPVSSEQFFKDSLMTSLLLDHVGEERFNRLLDRFSFEKIADSQENDWQEVTATFQDVFHLSQSSRQLSESEKQSLLKKPSKTSLKTSLVSDFDMAYFTELVQRSFLSERAVSQDVKEMTQTLHALYGLDEVALSQFAIKASNVRTNQVDINYYQGLVIKAMADQPVKKRPDYQMDQAKQQTESQDLPKENQDEASLALIKAAKAYPPLTFAKTIKEQKNGYLTTNEIKTLEMVMNKGLIDGPTLNIMIHYYLISQESSSIVRSTFERTVDDWSQKNIQSPEQALTYLNKRTKRIQKQRQSKNKRQNKKHKTYQELQPAWFNQKQETADKEEKMDHESVQALADRIRALNSEEGDE from the coding sequence TTGAATCCCTGGGAAAAGTTAAATCCACGTGAACCTCTAAAAATTATCCTCACCCAAATTGTTTCTAATGCCGATCTGGAAGTCTTAACCTATCTCTACCAACCAATTATTGGGGCCGAAGCCTTTGCTCTCTATATGACCCTCTATGCCTATATCGACCGTTCGACTTATCAGTCAGAAGTAATTAATCATGGGGAAATTATGGACCAATTGGTTTTTTCAAAGGAGCGCTATGTCAGAAGTAGGCGCCGTTTAGAGGCTATTGGCCTCTTACGTAGCTACACCCAGCAAAGTGGTCAAGCCCCAGTCCAGGCCCTCTATCAGTTGTTAGCACCGGTTTCTTCTGAGCAGTTTTTTAAGGATAGCTTAATGACTAGCTTACTTTTAGACCATGTGGGGGAAGAGCGTTTTAATCGTTTATTAGACCGCTTTAGCTTTGAAAAGATTGCTGATAGTCAGGAAAATGACTGGCAGGAGGTCACAGCGACTTTTCAGGATGTTTTTCACCTCTCACAAAGCAGTCGCCAGTTGAGTGAAAGCGAAAAGCAAAGCTTGTTAAAGAAGCCAAGTAAAACCTCTTTAAAAACTAGTCTGGTCAGTGATTTTGATATGGCTTATTTTACCGAGTTGGTTCAAAGGTCTTTTCTTAGTGAGAGGGCAGTTAGTCAAGATGTGAAGGAGATGACCCAGACTCTTCATGCCCTCTATGGCTTGGATGAAGTAGCCTTGTCCCAGTTTGCCATTAAGGCAAGTAATGTGAGAACCAACCAAGTGGACATTAATTATTACCAAGGCCTAGTGATCAAGGCCATGGCGGACCAACCGGTAAAAAAACGACCTGATTATCAAATGGACCAAGCCAAGCAGCAGACCGAGAGTCAGGATTTACCCAAAGAAAATCAGGATGAAGCTAGCCTAGCCTTGATCAAGGCAGCTAAGGCTTATCCGCCACTGACCTTTGCTAAGACTATCAAAGAACAAAAAAACGGCTATCTAACCACTAACGAGATAAAAACCTTAGAGATGGTCATGAATAAGGGCCTTATCGATGGACCAACCTTGAATATTATGATTCACTATTATTTGATCAGCCAAGAAAGTTCAAGTATCGTCCGGTCGACCTTTGAGCGGACAGTGGATGATTGGAGCCAAAAAAATATTCAAAGCCCCGAACAGGCACTCACCTATCTCAACAAACGGACTAAACGGATTCAAAAACAAAGACAAAGCAAAAATAAGCGGCAAAATAAAAAACATAAGACCTATCAAGAATTACAGCCCGCTTGGTTTAATCAAAAACAAGAGACGGCAGATAAAGAGGAAAAAATGGACCATGAAAGTGTCCAAGCCTTAGCCGATCGGATTAGGGCATTGAATAGTGAGGAGGGAGACGAATGA
- the dnaI gene encoding primosomal protein DnaI, whose protein sequence is MRNIGEDISHELNKGNFRQRLDQTKAQVLTDSDVRQFIDKHKEDLDQETIDRSISKLYEFVQEKERIRAGKKPKFPNFYPKLIMNFNYIDIEYQATDEFLAAQKEREKKQRVTLLEMPKDLKQASFENFDLTDPKRQAALEKAIDFVEAMRSKPKQFHQGLYLHGPFGVGKSYLAAAVANHLADHGFTTTLFHYPTFISEIKSAIKDNRVNQRLKSLQEAQVLMIDDIGAESNSAWVRDEVLGVLLQNRMSQGQATFFTSNFSMKELENHLAHTNQGDSETVKAQRIMERVRYLSEEVTMSGRNRRYSE, encoded by the coding sequence ATGAGAAATATTGGGGAAGATATCAGCCATGAGCTCAATAAAGGCAACTTTCGCCAACGCTTAGACCAAACCAAGGCCCAAGTCTTGACTGATTCGGATGTTAGACAATTTATTGATAAGCATAAAGAAGACCTAGACCAAGAAACGATTGACCGTTCGATATCTAAACTCTATGAATTTGTTCAAGAAAAAGAACGGATCAGGGCAGGAAAGAAACCCAAATTTCCTAATTTCTATCCCAAGCTCATTATGAATTTTAATTATATAGATATTGAATATCAGGCGACTGATGAATTTCTCGCCGCCCAAAAGGAACGGGAGAAGAAACAAAGGGTCACCTTACTAGAAATGCCTAAAGATTTAAAGCAAGCTTCCTTTGAAAACTTTGATCTTACCGATCCCAAGCGGCAAGCTGCCTTGGAGAAAGCCATTGATTTCGTCGAAGCCATGCGGTCTAAGCCCAAGCAATTTCACCAAGGACTTTACTTACATGGTCCCTTTGGTGTGGGTAAGTCCTACTTAGCGGCAGCTGTGGCTAACCACTTGGCTGACCATGGTTTCACGACCACCTTGTTCCACTATCCTACTTTTATTAGTGAAATCAAGAGTGCTATTAAAGATAATCGTGTTAACCAGCGACTCAAGAGCCTCCAAGAAGCCCAAGTATTGATGATTGATGATATTGGTGCTGAAAGTAATTCGGCCTGGGTCCGTGATGAAGTCCTAGGGGTTCTCTTGCAGAATCGTATGAGTCAAGGCCAGGCTACATTTTTCACTTCTAATTTTTCCATGAAGGAATTAGAAAATCATTTGGCCCATACCAATCAAGGGGATTCGGAAACGGTCAAGGCGCAGCGGATTATGGAAAGGGTACGCTATTTGAGCGAAGAAGTAACCATGTCCGGGCGCAACCGTCGCTATTCGGAATAG